From Arachis stenosperma cultivar V10309 chromosome 2, arast.V10309.gnm1.PFL2, whole genome shotgun sequence, one genomic window encodes:
- the LOC130962664 gene encoding uncharacterized protein LOC130962664, translated as MDGTSKTSRKKGIVPVEYECSLNILPRDLWVRIATKVASYSIHDLFNMQATCKVFLDARSSGVVYQHATVWQIRLVSFLFYIDRFERRFLDHCVEARNADAILRQGMTEYFWIGRHDIGMELLDRASTEGSVESGYIFAMLLLCEHEDEEEMQRGVEMLDFIRTSREMFML; from the coding sequence ATGGATGGAACCTCCAAGACAAGCAGAAAGAAAGGGATCGTACCCGTCGAGTATGAATGTTCGCTGAATATTCTCCCTCGCGATTTATGGGTGAGGATTGCCACGAAGGTTGCATCGTATTCGATCCATGACCTATTCAACATGCAGGCTACTTGCAAGGTGTTTCTTGATGCACGTAGTTCCGGTGTTGTGTACCAACATGCGACGGTGTGGCAGATACGGCTAGTCTCCTTTTTATTTTACATTGACCGGTTTGAAAGGAGGTTCCTCGATCACTGCGTGGAAGCAAGAAATGCAGATGCTATACTCCGACAGGGGATGACAGAGTATTTCTGGATTGGCCGCCATGACATAGGGATGGAACTTCTTGATCGGGCCTCGACGGAGGGCAGCGTCGAATCAGGTTACATCTTTGCCATGTTGCTACTGTGTGAACACGAAGACGAAGAAGAAATGCAGAGGGGTGTTGAAATGTTAGACTTTATCCGTACTTCTAGAGAGATGTTCATGTTGTAG